A window of the Bradyrhizobium diazoefficiens genome harbors these coding sequences:
- a CDS encoding ABC-F family ATP-binding cassette domain-containing protein, producing the protein MPASIILSRLSLSTPDGRSLLSNIDLTFGTERAGLVGRNGVGKTTLLAAITGEHAPQSGRVIVNGTVGLLRQDAQLRAGATVVDLFGARDALDLLRRAERGDASAEDVADVDWTLETRLASALARVGFDIVPDTELERLSGGQVTRVRLAALLFTEPDFLLLDEPTDNLDRDGRYAVIDLLTAWRGGAIVVSHDRALLETMDAIVELTSLGAATRYGGNWSSYRAQKAVELAAVRHDLAHAEKHLSEIDGKAREAVERKARKDSGGRKKRAKGDMPRILAGARRDRSEDSGGKTAQITERRRAEALDAVDAARRRIEVLQPLSVKLPSTQLPAGREVVWLDRASAGYQPERPVLRDLSLTIVGPERVAIVGPNGSGKTTLLKLIAGELPAISGTVRVRPDFALFDQKVSLLDPASSILGNFARLNPGAGANECHAALARFMFRADAALQIVGSLSGGQLFRAGLACVLGGSTPPSLLILDEPTNHLDLESIEAVEAGLRAYDGALLVVSHDEAFLQAIGVTRRVDLAARMLRANGGMI; encoded by the coding sequence ATGCCTGCTTCAATCATCCTGTCGCGCCTGTCGCTGTCCACGCCTGACGGCCGTTCTCTCCTCTCCAACATCGATCTGACCTTCGGCACTGAGCGAGCCGGCCTCGTCGGCCGCAATGGCGTCGGCAAGACAACCCTGCTCGCCGCGATCACGGGCGAGCACGCGCCGCAGTCGGGGCGTGTGATCGTCAACGGAACGGTCGGGCTGCTGCGTCAGGACGCCCAGCTCCGCGCGGGCGCGACGGTCGTCGACCTCTTCGGCGCGCGCGATGCCCTGGACCTGCTGCGCCGTGCCGAGCGCGGCGATGCCTCGGCCGAAGACGTTGCCGATGTCGACTGGACTCTCGAGACGCGGCTCGCATCGGCTCTGGCCCGCGTTGGGTTCGATATCGTGCCCGACACGGAATTGGAGCGCTTGTCGGGCGGGCAGGTCACGCGTGTTCGTCTCGCCGCGCTGCTCTTCACCGAGCCGGACTTCCTGTTGTTGGACGAGCCCACCGACAATCTCGATCGGGACGGGCGCTATGCCGTGATCGATCTCCTGACCGCCTGGCGCGGCGGCGCGATTGTCGTTAGCCATGACCGGGCGCTGCTCGAGACGATGGACGCCATCGTCGAGCTGACCTCGCTCGGGGCGGCGACGCGCTATGGCGGCAATTGGAGCAGCTACCGCGCGCAGAAGGCTGTCGAGCTCGCGGCGGTCAGGCACGACCTCGCGCATGCCGAGAAGCATCTGTCCGAGATCGACGGCAAGGCGCGGGAGGCGGTCGAGCGGAAAGCGCGCAAGGACAGCGGTGGCAGGAAGAAGCGCGCCAAGGGCGACATGCCGCGTATTCTCGCTGGCGCGCGCAGGGATCGCAGCGAGGACAGTGGCGGCAAGACTGCGCAGATCACTGAGCGGCGGCGCGCGGAGGCGCTCGATGCGGTCGACGCCGCGCGCCGACGCATCGAGGTTCTCCAGCCGCTGTCCGTCAAGCTGCCCTCGACCCAGCTGCCGGCGGGGCGGGAGGTGGTTTGGCTCGATCGCGCCAGTGCGGGTTATCAGCCGGAGCGGCCGGTCTTGCGCGACCTATCGCTGACAATCGTTGGGCCGGAGCGTGTCGCGATTGTCGGGCCCAATGGCTCCGGCAAGACAACGTTGCTGAAACTCATCGCCGGTGAGCTGCCCGCTATCTCGGGCACTGTGCGGGTCAGACCGGACTTTGCGCTGTTCGATCAGAAGGTCAGCCTGCTCGATCCCGCGAGCTCAATCCTGGGCAATTTCGCGCGCCTCAATCCAGGGGCTGGCGCGAACGAGTGCCACGCCGCGCTGGCGCGCTTCATGTTTCGCGCCGATGCGGCCCTGCAGATCGTCGGCAGCCTGAGCGGCGGGCAGCTGTTTCGTGCGGGGCTCGCCTGCGTACTCGGCGGATCGACGCCGCCGTCGCTGCTGATCCTTGACGAGCCGACCAATCATCTCGACCTCGAGTCCATCGAGGCCGTCGAAGCGGGCCTGAGGGCCTATGATGGCGCGCTGCTCGTCGTCAGCCATGACGAGGCGTTCCTGCAGGCCATCGGGGTTACGCGTCGGGTCGATTTGGCTGCCAGGATGCTGCGCGCCAATGGCGGGATGATCTGA
- a CDS encoding NAD(P)/FAD-dependent oxidoreductase: MTQNVDAIVVGGGIHGCSTALHLCLAGLKPVLIEKDYAGRHASGVNAGGVRQLARHIPEIPLSIRSMGIWEKIKDLLDDDCSFESHGQVLVAENEEELEICRARVAELNALGFTHEELIDATELRRLVPAVAETCPGGVVSRRDGAANPAQTTTAFRRKAEELGATVREGVAASNIRYSDGLWYVDVGTETFAAPVLVNAAGAWAGEIAAALGEPVPVETVAPMLMITSRVPHFIDPVVILRGRKLSFKQFSNGTVLIGGGHLARPYQDRNETVLDWKSLATSARTVFELFPVMRNATIVRAWAGIEAKMTDDIPVFGPSSRHKGLYHQFGFSLHGFQLGPGAGAVMAELIVNGGTQTRVSDLGIDRFHPATL; encoded by the coding sequence ATGACTCAAAACGTGGATGCGATCGTCGTCGGCGGCGGCATCCACGGATGTTCGACCGCGCTGCACCTGTGCCTCGCCGGCCTCAAGCCGGTGCTGATCGAGAAGGATTATGCCGGCCGCCACGCTTCCGGCGTCAATGCCGGCGGCGTCCGCCAGCTCGCGCGGCACATCCCCGAAATCCCGCTGTCGATCCGCTCGATGGGGATCTGGGAGAAGATCAAGGATCTCCTGGACGACGATTGCAGCTTTGAGAGTCACGGCCAGGTGCTGGTCGCCGAGAATGAGGAGGAGCTCGAAATCTGCCGCGCGCGCGTCGCCGAGCTCAACGCGCTCGGCTTCACTCATGAAGAGCTGATCGACGCGACAGAGTTGCGCCGGCTCGTGCCTGCGGTCGCCGAAACCTGCCCCGGCGGTGTCGTCTCGCGCCGTGACGGCGCGGCCAATCCGGCGCAGACGACGACGGCATTCCGACGCAAGGCCGAGGAACTCGGCGCGACCGTGCGCGAGGGCGTAGCCGCGAGCAACATCCGCTACAGCGACGGTCTCTGGTACGTCGATGTCGGCACTGAAACCTTTGCCGCGCCGGTGCTCGTCAACGCCGCCGGTGCCTGGGCCGGCGAGATCGCGGCCGCACTCGGCGAGCCCGTGCCGGTCGAAACCGTGGCGCCGATGTTGATGATCACCTCGCGCGTGCCGCATTTCATCGATCCCGTTGTGATCCTGCGCGGGCGAAAGCTCTCTTTCAAGCAATTCTCCAACGGCACCGTGCTGATCGGCGGCGGCCATCTGGCTAGGCCCTATCAGGACCGCAACGAGACGGTGCTGGACTGGAAGAGTCTCGCGACCAGCGCGCGCACCGTGTTCGAGCTGTTTCCGGTGATGCGCAACGCCACCATCGTCCGCGCCTGGGCCGGCATCGAGGCGAAGATGACCGACGATATCCCCGTGTTCGGCCCGAGCAGCCGCCACAAGGGCCTCTATCACCAGTTCGGCTTCTCGCTGCACGGCTTCCAGCTCGGCCCCGGCGCCGGCGCCGTGATGGCGGAGCTGATCGTCAATGGCGGCACCCAGACCCGCGTCAGCGATCTCGGCATCGACCGCTTTCATCCCGCCACGCTCTAA
- a CDS encoding NAD(P)/FAD-dependent oxidoreductase has translation MTVAPKREEYDVVVIGAGPAGLAAAATSAEAGLTTLLLDENVGPGGQVFRAISSTPVTERSQLGADYWAGADLVQSLRASSAEVIHRATVWSLDRNLDIAVSIGGASAFVKAKRVILATGALERPFPIPGWTLPGVMTAGAAQTMLKSSALVPDGRTVIAGQGPLLWLLAAQILRLGGRIDRILDTTERGNYFAALPHAFAFLTSPYFTKGLSMMREVKAKVRVVSGVTELVATGDGQLTSVSYVAGDKRETIPADLLLLHHGVVPNVNLAMSADVEHRWDDLQLCWSPVLDPSGNSSVPGIAIAGDGAGIGGANAAVVRGRIAARAAVDALAAAAAAKLPAMATLRADLAKAERGRVFLDTLFRPSPQFRIPSGDTIVCRCEEVTAKDVLDSVAIGATGPNQLKAYRRSGMGPCQGRLCGLTVTELMAQARGKTPQEIGYYRLRAPVKPITLAELAAVPKSEADIKAVVRG, from the coding sequence ATGACTGTGGCTCCCAAGCGCGAAGAATACGATGTGGTTGTGATTGGCGCCGGGCCAGCAGGCCTCGCTGCCGCCGCGACCTCCGCCGAAGCTGGCCTCACGACGCTGTTGCTCGACGAGAACGTCGGTCCGGGCGGCCAGGTGTTTCGCGCCATCTCGTCTACGCCGGTGACCGAGCGCAGCCAGCTTGGTGCCGACTATTGGGCGGGTGCCGATCTCGTGCAGTCGCTCCGCGCGAGCAGTGCCGAGGTCATCCATCGTGCCACGGTCTGGAGCCTCGACCGCAACCTCGATATCGCCGTGTCGATCGGCGGCGCGTCCGCCTTCGTCAAGGCGAAGCGCGTGATCCTTGCGACCGGCGCACTGGAGCGGCCGTTTCCGATTCCCGGCTGGACATTGCCGGGCGTGATGACCGCAGGCGCCGCGCAGACGATGCTGAAATCGTCGGCGCTGGTGCCTGATGGACGCACCGTGATCGCGGGGCAGGGGCCGCTGCTCTGGCTGCTCGCCGCGCAGATCTTGCGCCTCGGCGGCCGCATCGACCGCATCCTCGACACCACGGAGCGCGGCAACTACTTCGCCGCGCTGCCGCACGCCTTCGCTTTCCTGACCTCGCCCTATTTCACCAAGGGCCTGTCGATGATGCGCGAGGTGAAGGCGAAGGTGCGGGTCGTCTCTGGGGTCACCGAGCTTGTCGCGACCGGCGATGGTCAGCTCACGAGCGTCAGCTATGTCGCGGGCGACAAGCGCGAGACCATCCCTGCGGATCTCCTGCTGCTGCATCACGGCGTCGTGCCCAATGTCAACCTTGCGATGTCCGCAGACGTTGAGCATCGCTGGGACGATTTGCAGCTCTGCTGGTCGCCAGTGCTCGATCCCAGCGGCAATTCGTCCGTTCCCGGCATCGCGATCGCCGGCGACGGCGCCGGCATCGGCGGCGCGAATGCCGCCGTGGTCCGCGGTCGCATCGCGGCGCGCGCGGCGGTGGACGCACTGGCGGCCGCTGCCGCTGCGAAGCTTCCCGCGATGGCGACGCTCCGCGCCGATCTCGCCAAGGCCGAGCGCGGCCGCGTTTTCCTCGACACGCTGTTCCGCCCGTCGCCGCAGTTTCGCATTCCCTCCGGCGACACCATCGTCTGCCGCTGTGAGGAGGTCACGGCGAAGGACGTTCTCGATTCCGTTGCGATCGGCGCGACCGGGCCGAACCAGCTCAAGGCCTATCGCCGCAGCGGCATGGGCCCGTGCCAGGGCCGCCTTTGCGGCCTCACCGTCACCGAGCTGATGGCGCAGGCGCGCGGCAAGACTCCACAAGAGATCGGCTATTACCGGCTGCGCGCGCCGGTCAAGCCGATCACGCTCGCCGAGCTTGCCGCCGTTCCGAAGAGCGAGGCGGATATCAAGGCCGTGGTGCGCGGATGA
- a CDS encoding (2Fe-2S)-binding protein, giving the protein MFRRSEQDKRPQVQIFVDGVAVAARVGDTVSAALLASGQDARRSTAVSGAPRLPYCMMGVCFDCLVTIDGVGNRQGCLVPVAEGMQIEIQKGKREIGR; this is encoded by the coding sequence ATGTTTAGACGATCCGAGCAGGACAAGCGACCGCAGGTCCAAATCTTCGTCGACGGCGTTGCCGTCGCGGCTCGCGTGGGCGACACCGTTTCCGCGGCACTGCTGGCATCCGGGCAGGACGCGCGCCGCTCCACCGCGGTGAGCGGCGCGCCGCGTCTGCCCTATTGCATGATGGGCGTGTGCTTCGACTGCCTCGTCACCATCGATGGCGTCGGCAACAGACAAGGCTGCCTCGTGCCTGTCGCCGAGGGCATGCAGATCGAAATTCAGAAGGGCAAGCGGGAGATCGGGCGATGA
- a CDS encoding NAD(P)/FAD-dependent oxidoreductase encodes MSRDYDVAVVGGGLLGSAIAWGLGRLGKSVAVLDEGDITKRASRANFALVWVQSKGLGMPAYTVWTVQASQAWGRLASELKQHTGLDVSLQQNGGFHLTLGEDEFGQRTELVRRMNNQTGAADYKMEMLSASEVKKALPLIGPEVSGGSYCPLDGHVNSLRTFRAFHTGFKAFGIDYFPEQPVSAISKSGGEFRLATPKGELRAAKIVLAAGNANQTLAPMVGLYAPMGPTRGQIVVTERTMQFLPHPLTTIRQTDEGTVMIGDSKEDELDDRALKHSISAVMTDRAQRMFPHLARLNVVRSWAGIRVMPQDGFPIYDQSETYPGAFVACCHSGVTLASNHAFEIARMVAQGALEPELVGAFSASRFGGAGAANNSGY; translated from the coding sequence ATGTCCAGGGACTATGACGTCGCCGTCGTCGGCGGCGGATTGCTCGGCTCCGCCATTGCCTGGGGCCTCGGCCGGCTCGGCAAGAGCGTCGCCGTGCTCGACGAAGGCGACATCACCAAGCGGGCCTCGCGCGCGAACTTTGCGCTGGTCTGGGTACAGAGCAAAGGCTTGGGCATGCCGGCCTATACGGTCTGGACCGTGCAGGCGTCGCAGGCATGGGGCCGGCTTGCGTCTGAGTTGAAGCAACACACCGGCCTCGATGTTTCGCTCCAACAAAACGGCGGCTTCCATCTCACGCTCGGCGAGGACGAATTCGGCCAGCGCACGGAGCTGGTCAGGCGCATGAACAACCAGACCGGTGCGGCCGATTACAAGATGGAGATGCTGTCCGCGTCCGAAGTGAAGAAGGCGCTGCCGCTGATCGGCCCCGAAGTCTCCGGCGGCAGCTATTGTCCGCTCGATGGCCACGTCAATTCGCTGCGCACCTTTCGCGCCTTCCACACCGGCTTCAAGGCATTCGGTATCGACTATTTCCCGGAGCAGCCGGTTTCGGCGATCAGCAAGAGCGGCGGCGAATTCCGCCTAGCCACGCCGAAAGGCGAGCTGCGCGCCGCCAAAATTGTGCTCGCCGCCGGCAATGCCAACCAGACGCTGGCGCCGATGGTCGGCCTCTACGCGCCGATGGGCCCGACCCGCGGCCAGATCGTGGTGACCGAGCGCACCATGCAGTTCCTGCCGCATCCGCTGACCACGATCCGTCAGACCGACGAGGGCACTGTGATGATCGGCGACAGCAAGGAGGATGAGCTCGACGACCGCGCGCTGAAACATTCGATCAGTGCGGTGATGACCGATCGCGCGCAGCGGATGTTTCCGCATCTCGCCCGGCTCAACGTGGTCAGGAGCTGGGCCGGCATCCGCGTCATGCCGCAGGATGGCTTTCCGATCTACGACCAGTCGGAGACGTATCCCGGCGCCTTCGTCGCCTGCTGCCATTCCGGCGTGACGCTCGCCTCCAACCACGCCTTCGAGATCGCGCGCATGGTGGCGCAGGGCGCGCTCGAGCCGGAGCTGGTCGGCGCGTTCTCGGCGAGCCGCTTTGGCGGCGCGGGCGCGGCGAACAACAGCGGTTACTAG
- a CDS encoding ABC transporter permease, giving the protein MRRNSPLALIFHTIFVVVMLAPILVVCLVAFTPEGFLSLPTNGFSLRWFRAIGNYPEFIHAFWVSLGLGALSSFVALLFAVPAALAIARYRFRGRDALAALFLSPLMIPHVVLGIAFLRFFTSAGLGGSFAALIIAHVIIVFPFALRLTLAAATGMDLSVEMAAVSLGAGGWTLFRRVTLPLILPGVISGWALAFIQSFDDLTMTVFLAAPGTETLPVRMFLYIQDNIDPLVTSVSACVIAITMTALILLDRFYGLDRVLAGKGDPGR; this is encoded by the coding sequence ATGAGACGGAACAGCCCGCTCGCGCTGATCTTCCACACCATCTTCGTCGTCGTCATGCTGGCGCCGATCCTGGTGGTCTGCCTCGTCGCCTTCACGCCCGAGGGCTTTCTGTCGCTGCCGACCAATGGCTTCTCGCTGCGCTGGTTCAGGGCGATCGGCAACTACCCTGAATTCATCCACGCCTTCTGGGTCAGCCTCGGGCTCGGTGCGCTGTCGTCGTTTGTAGCGCTTCTATTCGCGGTGCCCGCGGCACTGGCGATCGCGCGCTATCGCTTCCGCGGTCGTGATGCGCTGGCGGCGTTGTTCCTATCGCCGCTGATGATCCCGCATGTCGTGCTCGGCATCGCATTCCTGCGCTTTTTCACCTCGGCAGGCCTCGGCGGCAGTTTTGCAGCACTCATCATCGCGCATGTCATCATCGTGTTTCCGTTCGCGCTGCGGCTAACGCTGGCCGCTGCAACCGGCATGGATCTTTCGGTCGAGATGGCCGCGGTCTCGCTCGGCGCGGGCGGCTGGACGCTATTTCGGCGCGTGACGCTGCCGCTGATCCTGCCCGGCGTCATCAGCGGCTGGGCGCTTGCCTTCATCCAGTCCTTCGACGATCTCACCATGACCGTCTTCCTTGCGGCGCCCGGCACCGAGACGTTGCCGGTGCGCATGTTCCTTTATATTCAGGACAACATCGATCCGCTGGTGACGTCGGTCTCGGCCTGCGTGATCGCGATCACCATGACCGCCCTCATTCTGCTCGACCGCTTCTACGGGCTCGACCGTGTGCTCGCCGGCAAGGGCGATCCGGGACGATAG
- a CDS encoding ABC transporter permease: MSTVAEERNARAPWALTAPALMLFVGVLLIPLAMTVMLSFHDWGQYKGIEPVFILKNWQEIATDPYYAEMFWRTFRIAILTTLLTALLGAPEAYILNRMSGRWKSFFLLVILGPLLISVVARTLGWALLFGGNNGLVNKLLMSLGVIRFPIPFMFTETGMVVALAHVMMPFMVLSVWAALQRLDPQIENAAMSLGAGPVTIIRRTIMPQIMPGVLSGAIIVFSLSASAFATPAIIGGRRLKVAATLAYDEFLNTLNWPLGAAVATLLLVALVLIVVGSNALIERRYAEVFR, translated from the coding sequence ATGAGCACAGTTGCCGAGGAGCGCAACGCGCGTGCGCCGTGGGCGCTGACGGCGCCTGCCTTGATGCTGTTCGTTGGCGTGCTGCTGATTCCGCTGGCGATGACCGTGATGCTGTCGTTCCACGATTGGGGCCAGTACAAGGGCATCGAACCGGTCTTCATCCTCAAGAACTGGCAGGAGATCGCGACCGATCCCTATTACGCCGAGATGTTCTGGCGGACGTTTCGGATCGCGATCCTGACCACGCTGCTCACGGCTTTGCTCGGCGCACCCGAGGCCTACATCCTCAATCGCATGAGCGGCCGCTGGAAGAGCTTTTTCCTGCTGGTCATTCTCGGGCCGCTCTTGATCTCCGTGGTGGCGCGCACGCTCGGCTGGGCGCTGCTGTTCGGCGGCAACAATGGCCTCGTCAACAAGCTGCTGATGTCGCTCGGCGTAATCCGCTTCCCCATTCCCTTCATGTTCACCGAAACGGGCATGGTCGTTGCGCTTGCCCATGTGATGATGCCGTTCATGGTGCTTTCGGTGTGGGCCGCGCTCCAACGCCTCGATCCGCAGATCGAGAACGCCGCGATGTCGCTCGGCGCGGGCCCGGTCACCATCATCCGCCGCACCATCATGCCGCAGATCATGCCGGGCGTACTGTCGGGGGCGATCATCGTGTTCTCGCTCTCGGCCAGCGCCTTCGCGACACCGGCGATCATCGGCGGCAGGCGGCTCAAGGTGGCGGCGACACTCGCCTATGACGAATTCCTCAACACGCTGAACTGGCCGCTCGGTGCGGCGGTCGCGACGCTGCTGCTGGTGGCGCTGGTGCTGATCGTCGTCGGCAGCAACGCGCTGATCGAACGCCGCTACGCGGAGGTGTTCCGATGA
- a CDS encoding ABC transporter ATP-binding protein translates to MAYLELDRVAKQFGAQTVVDDFSLAVGKGEFVSFLGPSGCGKTTTLQMIAGFLDPTRGAIRLEDKDLTAIHPAKRGLGIVFQSYALFPHMTAAENVAFGLEMRKVTRADRAERVRAALAMVGLAGYEDRHPRRMSGGQQQRVALARALVIKPSVLLLDEPLSNLDAKLREEMQIELRQIQRTIGTTTILVTHDQNEAMSLSDRIVVMSQGRIEQIGTPQETYEKPASAFVSQFLGKTNDFAATIDRTVTPAQLVAGSWRATAPAGLSGPVSVSIRPERIGFGDEGLGAKIVTRIFQGNHWLFQCESECGPAIVIRQNDGKPQPAEGEAVRLTWRLEDMSVRARTGA, encoded by the coding sequence ATGGCCTATCTCGAGCTTGATCGGGTCGCCAAGCAATTTGGCGCGCAGACTGTGGTCGACGACTTCAGTCTCGCAGTGGGCAAGGGGGAGTTCGTCTCCTTCCTTGGCCCGTCCGGCTGCGGCAAGACCACGACCTTGCAGATGATCGCGGGTTTCCTCGATCCCACGCGCGGCGCAATCCGCCTCGAGGACAAGGATCTGACCGCAATCCATCCTGCCAAGCGCGGGCTCGGCATCGTGTTCCAGAGCTACGCGTTGTTTCCGCACATGACGGCGGCGGAGAACGTCGCCTTCGGCCTCGAGATGCGCAAGGTGACGCGCGCTGACAGAGCCGAGCGTGTTCGCGCCGCGCTCGCGATGGTGGGCCTCGCCGGCTACGAAGACCGCCATCCCCGCCGCATGTCCGGCGGTCAGCAGCAGCGTGTGGCGCTGGCGCGTGCGTTGGTGATCAAGCCGAGCGTGTTGCTGCTCGACGAGCCGCTGTCGAACCTCGACGCCAAGCTGCGCGAGGAGATGCAGATCGAGCTGCGCCAGATCCAGCGCACCATCGGCACCACCACGATCCTGGTCACCCACGACCAGAACGAGGCGATGTCGCTGTCCGACCGCATCGTGGTGATGAGCCAGGGCCGCATCGAGCAGATCGGCACGCCGCAGGAGACTTATGAGAAGCCGGCCTCGGCCTTCGTCTCGCAGTTTTTGGGCAAGACGAACGATTTTGCCGCGACGATCGATCGGACGGTTACGCCAGCGCAGCTGGTGGCAGGCTCGTGGCGTGCAACGGCGCCAGCTGGGCTTAGCGGCCCCGTCTCCGTCAGCATTCGTCCTGAAAGAATCGGCTTTGGCGACGAGGGTCTCGGCGCAAAGATCGTCACGCGCATCTTCCAGGGCAATCACTGGCTCTTCCAATGCGAGAGCGAATGCGGGCCGGCAATCGTGATCCGTCAGAATGACGGTAAGCCGCAGCCGGCTGAAGGCGAGGCCGTTCGCCTTACCTGGCGGCTAGAGGACATGAGCGTCCGTGCGAGGACCGGCGCATGA
- a CDS encoding ABC transporter substrate-binding protein, with protein sequence MKTFRLLSAVSIAALIAAPASAQQKTLYVAGYGGSFEKTIRDEVIPTFEKENNVKVEYVAGNSTDTLAKLQAQKGNQQIDVAIVDDGPMYQAIQLGFCGKLDGLPAADLYDTARFKDDRAVAIGIVATGLMYNTKVFAEKGWAPPTSWNDLKDTKYAKQLVIPPINNTYGLEALVMLSKMNGGGESNVDSGFKIFKEQINPNVLAYEPSPGKMTELFQSGQAVIAVWGTGRVQSFANTGFPVDFVYPKEGAATLLTTACPISKPNASPLASNFVKMLLDPKIQLVMLKDYGYGPVLKSLKVPPELGKMAPIGERAAKLYNPDWTVINEKREEWTKRWNREVER encoded by the coding sequence ATGAAGACTTTTCGCCTTCTGTCCGCGGTCAGCATTGCTGCGCTCATCGCCGCCCCGGCTTCGGCCCAGCAAAAGACGCTCTATGTCGCCGGCTATGGCGGCTCGTTCGAGAAAACGATCCGCGACGAGGTGATTCCGACCTTCGAGAAGGAGAATAACGTCAAGGTCGAGTACGTTGCCGGCAACTCCACCGACACGCTGGCAAAACTTCAGGCGCAGAAGGGCAATCAGCAGATCGACGTTGCCATCGTCGACGACGGCCCGATGTACCAGGCGATCCAGCTCGGCTTCTGCGGCAAGCTCGATGGCCTGCCGGCCGCCGATCTCTACGACACCGCGCGCTTCAAGGACGATCGTGCGGTCGCGATCGGCATCGTCGCCACCGGCTTGATGTACAACACCAAGGTGTTTGCGGAGAAAGGCTGGGCGCCGCCGACCTCGTGGAATGATCTGAAGGATACGAAATACGCCAAGCAGCTGGTCATTCCGCCGATCAACAACACCTATGGCCTCGAAGCGCTGGTGATGCTGTCGAAGATGAACGGCGGCGGCGAGTCCAATGTCGACTCCGGCTTCAAGATCTTCAAGGAGCAGATCAATCCGAACGTGCTCGCCTATGAGCCGTCGCCGGGCAAGATGACCGAGCTGTTCCAGTCCGGCCAGGCCGTGATCGCGGTGTGGGGCACCGGCCGCGTGCAGAGCTTTGCCAACACCGGCTTCCCCGTCGACTTCGTCTATCCGAAGGAAGGCGCGGCAACGCTGCTGACGACGGCGTGTCCGATCTCGAAGCCCAACGCTTCGCCGCTCGCCTCAAACTTCGTCAAGATGCTGCTTGATCCTAAAATCCAGCTCGTGATGCTGAAGGACTACGGCTACGGTCCGGTGCTGAAGTCGCTGAAGGTGCCGCCGGAACTCGGCAAGATGGCCCCGATCGGCGAGCGCGCGGCAAAGCTCTATAATCCGGACTGGACCGTCATCAACGAGAAGCGCGAGGAGTGGACCAAGCGCTGGAACCGCGAGGTCGAGCGCTGA
- a CDS encoding LysR substrate-binding domain-containing protein, with translation MARINSRQVEAFRATMLTGSVTEAAALMTVTQPAVSRLLRDLQALLKMELFERRGTGLVPTAAAMALYTEVERSFVGLERITAAAEEIRGRRTGSLRIAALPALSNGYLPRLTGHFLKERPNLNLAFFGVISPIVVDWVLNNQCDVGFAEVPIAHSGLPSQKLPAPARVAVLPTGHRFAEKEILEPRDFEGETFISLSAGSSSRHLVDQVFHRHDVRRVLRVETALSEIMCGMVSSGLGVAICDPFTAQEFSTRGVVVRRFLPRIDFEFSAVFPAQRSPSPVALDLVETMRKSLAEFDS, from the coding sequence ATGGCGCGGATCAATTCGCGGCAGGTGGAGGCCTTCCGCGCGACGATGCTGACCGGCAGCGTCACCGAGGCTGCGGCGCTGATGACCGTCACGCAGCCGGCGGTCAGCCGGTTGCTGCGCGATCTCCAGGCGCTGCTGAAAATGGAGCTGTTCGAGCGCCGCGGCACTGGCCTCGTGCCAACCGCAGCGGCGATGGCGCTCTATACCGAAGTGGAGCGTTCCTTCGTCGGCCTCGAACGCATCACCGCCGCCGCGGAGGAGATCCGCGGCCGCCGCACCGGCTCGCTGCGGATCGCGGCGCTCCCGGCGCTGTCGAACGGTTATCTGCCGCGGCTCACCGGACATTTCCTGAAGGAGCGACCCAATCTCAACCTCGCCTTCTTCGGCGTGATCTCGCCGATCGTGGTCGACTGGGTGCTGAATAATCAGTGCGACGTCGGCTTTGCCGAGGTGCCGATCGCGCATTCCGGCCTGCCGAGCCAGAAGCTGCCGGCGCCGGCGCGCGTGGCGGTGCTGCCGACAGGTCATCGCTTTGCGGAAAAGGAGATTCTGGAGCCACGCGATTTCGAGGGCGAGACGTTCATCTCGCTCTCGGCGGGATCGTCGAGCCGTCACCTCGTCGACCAGGTCTTCCATCGTCACGACGTTCGCCGTGTGCTGCGGGTGGAGACCGCGCTGTCCGAGATCATGTGCGGCATGGTGTCGTCGGGGCTTGGCGTCGCGATCTGCGATCCCTTCACCGCTCAGGAATTTTCCACCCGCGGCGTCGTCGTGCGCCGCTTCCTGCCGCGCATCGACTTCGAATTCTCCGCGGTGTTTCCCGCGCAGCGCAGCCCCTCGCCGGTGGCGCTCGATCTGGTCGAGACCATGCGCAAGTCGCTTGCCGAGTTTGATAGCTAG